From one Anabas testudineus chromosome 18, fAnaTes1.2, whole genome shotgun sequence genomic stretch:
- the si:cabz01007807.1 gene encoding uncharacterized protein si:cabz01007807.1 isoform X1 has product MMRADTEQSVGREDCGGRDPTSASVERRPSIVALQNMLKKVSQSPFQNQYKTLVSSPSDSSASSGNDSQNKQNGVNGDSATMNPFYKYYMESGTKSHAAINVERETSQDINHDTILLPPPEFQSSPLDLQPPIKTVENGDKLSEPQKDPFQTLTHSLNGDLFQTSSLDQNTSRGYFHDVTLNSPDLFKAAPAQPQNLSNTLQSNNDLFQPSKGEECFHAGRSKEVNVFDKSPSIYVDPFRSPSNKEDDVFLSPQPTVANLFLTATASEDLFQAVSNKGGELSHFKEKKQDLPSNEKNHVAMSSVENLDIFSTSSTSAIDPFPSPFRGDLFQDLSSLDDPFGTTPSKQNDPFQDISKGAFDIFQPLPSTTNGNNIFAITAKNTASKTTYSTLSLTSPSEMKMDAQPSPDVLKLTPAESRAATQTESLNGLNNIILTSPEGTKYDVLQPTPFTRARNRAMSTKHSPTEMSHVPTIRRPPKPLPRTRPPRTEEPTTLEKPLMLEKPPTPEKPPPPEKPPKPEKPPALDKPIEPEATAPKRSPKQIFRRLPKPVLSLKPKTQESKLVEPDDYVVFEDILLLGQERCVEDWPEDSPELNPGFKPPGKFKLRRESLIVKSDYDGGSGEDQDGSRSQSKKKDKKFRMSLSSRKSPKDNTTNEKKSRTLSLSHKSSKEYFSEPHVSAEDDGEQEGLDYKKKRQSTKVGSLLRRSSSPFSTSEGKYANGHLPQESKSTMLDNTSGEEEEGEVTHKEKRKKKMKIKFVPQRGFAITVQKPGDELKGAHGYTPRKSSKEDMWDDNSRKKNSFSAEELDDELNPMDDCKPKTPKHRSPFPILGKSKKSYDITGESEQIRFSHHVPQQACKQDDFDEDEVTGKDFLGPGELNDSEQDELEDCKPKKSLKVKGFKKNKAKNKAMYLDYEDPPGAASIDYLSEAAKAEWLAAQRDQSAAGLDDDDEDGDTDSLMEWWYTVEQWDELPSDEEDKIMKEDECKSFTILADKVQRGLRLFNKVFTERAEVLWQSIITLNTMADDISDFHHKARIAGITGGTTTAVGGVTAIAGLALAPFTFGASLVVTAVGVGVAAAGGITSASAAISDNVNNMHDRKRVETVLQEYEDHLLAIGKILHFVNQGLYKLRGHPFLRSGTQHYSEDWEIRRAVQMISLVDSPVMRATEVTDTALSSVQGLFKGTDKYFIKDSGELKKGCKKEMVALIKEVANVLNAAVVDLNSIREELQDATGGL; this is encoded by the exons ATGATGCGGGCGGACACG GAGCAAAGTGTGGGGCGAGAGGACTGTGGAGGGAGAGATCCGACCTCTGCCTCTGTTGAAAGACGACCG AGTATTGTGGCGCTGCAAAACATGCTAAAGAAAGTTTCCCAAAGCCCTTTCCAAAATCAGTACAAG ACTCTTGTTTCATCTCCTTCGGACTCCAGTGCCTCATCTGGGAATGACTCTCAAAACAAACAG AATGGGGTCAATGGGGATTCAGCCACAATGAACCCCTTTTATAAGTATTACATG GAATCTGGCACCAAATCTCATGCAGCAATAAATGTGGAGAGGGAAACGTCACAGGACATAAACCATGATACCATCTTGCTTCCTCCACCTGAATTTCAGAGTAGTCCTCTGGACCTTCAGCCCCCAATCAAGACTGTGGAAAATGGAGACAAGCTTTCTGAACCTCAAAAGGACCCATTCCAGACATTGACTCACAGCCTTAATGGAGACCTTTTCCAGACATCATCATTGGATCAGAACACATCTAGGGGATACTTTCATGACGTGACCCTTAACTCACCTGACCTGTTTAAGGCAGCTCCAGCCCAACCACAGAACCTTTCCAACACCTTGCAGTCAAACAACGATCTATTCCAGCCTTCTAAAGGAGAAGAGTGCTTCCATGCTGGACGTTCTAAGGAGGTGAACGTCTTCGATAAATCTCCCAGTATTTATGTGGACCCATTCAGATCTCCTTCAAACAAAGAGGATGATGTGTTCCTGTCCCCACAGCCTACTGTGGCAAACCTGTTTTTGACTGCCACGGCCAGTGAAGATCTGTTTCAAGCTGTCTCAAATAAAGGTGGAGAACTGTCCCACTTCaaggaaaagaaacaagatCTCCCTAGCAATGAGAAGAACCATGTAGCCATGTCTTCTGTGGAAAATCTGGACATATTTTCAACGTCCTCCACAAGTGCTATTGATCCATTTCCAAGCCCATTCAGAGGGGATTTATTCCAAGATCTGTCCAGCTTGGATGACCCGTTTGGTACCACTCCCTCTAAGCAAAATGACCCCTTCCAGGACATATCAAAAGGGGCTTTTGACATCTTTCAACCACTTCCCTCAACTACCAACGGCAACAATATATTTGCAATTACTGCCAAAAATACAGCTTCAAAGACCACCTACTCTACACTTTCACTCACTAGTCCATCAGAAATGAAGATGGATGCACAGCCGTCGCCAGATGTCTTAAAACTGACACCAGCAGAGTCTCGTGCAGCCACTCAAACAGAGTCTTTAAATGGGCTGAATAATATTATTCTGACAAGTCCTGAAGGAACGAAATACGATGTTCTACAGCCAACTCCTTTCACCCGGGCCAGGAATCGAGCCATGTCAACCAAGCACTCACCAACTGAAATGTCTCAT GTGCCGACCATCAGACGTCCACCAAAGCCACTTCCTCGCACTAGACCACCAAGGACAGAAGAGCCAACCACTCTAGAAAAGCCTCTCATGCTAGAAAAGCCACCCACTCCAGAAAAGCCACCCCCTCCAGAAAAGCCACCAAAACCAGAAAAGCCACCCGCACTCGACAAACCT ATTGAACCTGAAGCAACTGCACCAAAACGTTCTCCTAAACAAATCTTCAGACGACTCCCAAAACCAGTTCTTAGCCTTAAACCAAAAACCCAG GAAAGTAAATTAGTGGAGCCTGACGACTATGTTGTCTTTGAGGACATCCTGCTTCTTGGACAG GAAAGGTGTGTGGAAGACTGGCCTGAGGACAGTCCTGAGCTTAACCCTGGCTTTAAACCA CCTGGAAAATTTAAACTGCGACGAGAGTCACTGATT GTGAAGAGCGATTATGATGGAGGAAGTGGTGAGGATCAGGACGGCTCTAGAAGCCAGAGCAAG aaaaaggacaaaaaattTAGGATGTCCCTGAGCTCCAGAAAAAGCCCAAAG GATAATACTACAAATGAGAAGAAAAGCAGGACACTATCCTTATCCCATAAATCATCAAAG gAATACTTTTCAGAGCCACACGTGTCAGCAGAAGATGATGGAGAGCAGGAAGGACTGGATTACAAA AAGAAACGTCAGTCAACCAAAGTCGGGTCACTGCTCAGAAGATCATCCTCCCCTTTCTCAACATCGGAGGGAAAGTACGCGAATGGACATTTACCTCAAGAATCAAAG AGCACGATGTTGGACAACAccagtggagaggaggaggaaggggaagtCACACATAAAGAG aagagaaaaaagaagatgaaaatcAAGTTTGTGCCACAGAGAGGATTTGCCATCACCGTACAGAAG CCTGGTGATGAGCTGAAGGGAGCACATGGATACACACCTCGCAAAAGCTCAAAG GAGGACATGTGGGATGACAACAGTCGAAAAAAGAACAGCTTTTCAGCAGAGGAGTTGGACGACGAACTAAACCCAATGGATGACTGCAAACCG aAAACTCCCAAACACAGAAGTCCTTTCCCCATTCTAGGCAAATCTAAGAAGAGCTACGACATAACTGGAGAGAGTGAACAGATAAGATTCAGCCACCATGTCCCTCAGCAAGCATGCAAA CAGGATGACTTTGATGAGGATGAAGTTACGGGTAAAGATTTCTTGGGTCCTGGAGAACTGAATGACAGCGAACAAGATGAACTGGAAGATTGCAAACCG AAGAAGTCACTAAAGGTCAAAGgcttcaagaaaaacaaagctaag AACAAAGCCATGTATCTAGATTATGAAGACCCACCAGGAGCTGCGTCAATTGACTACCTGTCGGAGGCTGCTAAG GCAGAGTGGCTGGCTGCTCAGAGGGATCAATCTGCAGCTGGTTTAGACGACGACGATGAGGATGGG GACACTGACAGCTTGATGGAGTGGTGGTACACCGTGGAAC aaTGGGACGAGTTGCCGTCAGATGAAGAGGACAAAATCATGAAAGAAGATGAATGCAA GTCCTTCACCATCTTGGCCGACAAGGTTCAGCGTGGCCTGCGTCTGTTCAACAAAGTCTTCACCGAGCGAGCTGAGGTGCTCTGGCAGTCCATAATCACACTCAACACCATGGCTGACGACATCAGCGATTTCCACCACAAGGCCAGAATTGCTGGCATCACCGGTGGCACCACCACAGCTGTAGGCGGTGTGACGGCCATTGCGGGTTTAGCTTTGGCACCCTTCACCTTCGGGGCCTCTCTGGTAGTCACAGCTGTTGGTGTGGGTGTGGCAGCAGCTGGCGGAATCACTTCAGCCTCAGCGGCCATCTCTGACAATGTTAACAACATGCACGACCGGAAGAGG GTGGAGACAGTACTACAGGAGTATGAGGATCACCTGCTGGCCATTGGGAAGATCCTCCACTTTGTCAATCAGGGCTTGTACAAACTCCGCGGCCATCCCTTCCTGAGGTCTGGTACCCAACACTACTCGGAGGACTGGGAGATCCGCAGGGCCGTCCAGATGATCAGTTTGGTCGACTCGCCCGTGATGCGAGCGACTGAGGTAACGGACACAGCTCTGTCCTCGGTGCAAGGACTCTTCAAAGGCACTGACAAGTACTTCATCAAGGACTCTGGGGAGCTAAAGAAAGGCTGTAAGAAAGAGATGGTGGCTCTGATAAAAGAGGTGGCAAATGTGCTCAATGCGGCAGTAGTAGATCTCAACTCCATCAGAGAAGAGCTACAGGACGCTACTGGAGGACTATGA